A stretch of Arthrobacter sp. NEB 688 DNA encodes these proteins:
- a CDS encoding PadR family transcriptional regulator, which produces MSRRAQLLELAVLGLLHEGPTHGYDLRRRLNTALGPFRALSYGTLYPALKTLLGRGLIAEASEGPRPGKRPRVVYELTAAGKEHFAELVARTDASSWEDDGFDVRFAFFARTEREVRLRILEGRRTRLEEDLERVRERSARHRERLDSYTAALQRHGEETTEREVRWLGELIDAERRHPTDPGPQP; this is translated from the coding sequence GTGTCCCGCCGTGCGCAGCTGCTCGAGCTCGCCGTCCTCGGCCTCCTCCACGAGGGCCCGACGCACGGCTACGACCTGCGCCGCCGGCTCAACACCGCGCTCGGCCCCTTCCGCGCCCTCTCCTACGGGACGCTCTACCCGGCGCTCAAGACGCTGCTGGGCCGCGGGCTCATCGCCGAGGCCAGCGAGGGCCCCCGCCCGGGCAAGCGCCCGCGGGTCGTCTACGAGCTGACCGCCGCCGGCAAGGAGCACTTCGCCGAGCTCGTCGCCCGCACCGACGCCTCGTCCTGGGAGGACGACGGCTTCGACGTCCGCTTCGCCTTCTTCGCCCGCACCGAGCGCGAGGTGCGCCTGCGCATCCTCGAGGGCCGGCGCACCCGCCTCGAGGAGGACCTCGAGCGGGTCCGCGAGCGCTCCGCCCGCCACCGCGAGCGCCTCGACTCCTACACCGCGGCCCTCCAGCGGCACGGCGAGGAGACGACCGAGCGCGAGGTGCGCTGGCTCGGCGAGCTCATCGACGCCGAACGGCGCCACCCCACCGACCCCGGCCCCCAGCCGTAG
- a CDS encoding transglycosylase domain-containing protein encodes MSQRQPRPRPDAPRRAAARPGAAAPKTSRTRRWLRRVVWAGLGAFVLGLAGFFVAYAMTDIPQPNEMVTAEASTVYYSDGKTVLARLSDEGGNRQSVPLADISENMQHAILAAEDRDFYQNSGISPTGIARAVWVAVKGGQATQGGSTITQQYVKNYFLTQDRTLTRKAKEILISLKIDKQQSKDEILTNYLNTIYYGRGAYGIETASQAYFKKSAKNLTPAEAAVLASVIRGPSFYDPTLGDEQKANAQERSAYILDAMVAKKWLSQEDRDQADVDEVLDRIQPYKPKQLGGTNGYVVDLVKKELTSKYKLSDTDIQRGGLKVVSTVERAKQYAAVTAVRDQRPDVEDVHEGLVSVRPGNGAIVALYGGEDFADRPLNNATQAKMQAGSTFKIFTLIAALQEKKASIRSTFPGYSPQYFEEFADPASSDSETRRGRVKNFGNEQFGNIDLLTATGHSVNTVYAALNIEVGPKNTMAAAQDAGVRSKLEANVADVLGTDYVTVLDMANAYATIAAQGVRAEPYIVKEIRFPDEKQPVVKAKPKTKRVFDEDLMADVITAMQEPVNGGTARYVGENLGRPAAGKTGTSESFRSAWFDGYVPQLATAVGLYRSDDKTGKELQMENLPNAGNITGGTFPTRIWTEYMKAALEGSDVREFPQPANINKDVLPPPPPTTQAPQPTQSSAPPSSSAPPSSSAPPSPSDRPTQTPEPSATLPSLPGRPSGSPSPNASPPTG; translated from the coding sequence ATGAGCCAACGACAGCCACGCCCCCGCCCCGACGCCCCGCGGCGGGCGGCCGCCCGCCCCGGCGCCGCCGCCCCGAAGACCTCGCGCACCCGTCGCTGGCTGCGTCGTGTCGTCTGGGCGGGCCTCGGGGCGTTCGTCCTCGGGCTCGCCGGGTTCTTCGTCGCCTACGCGATGACCGACATCCCGCAGCCGAACGAGATGGTGACCGCCGAGGCCAGCACCGTCTACTACTCCGACGGCAAGACCGTGCTCGCGCGGCTGTCCGACGAGGGTGGCAACCGGCAGTCGGTGCCGCTCGCGGACATCTCCGAGAACATGCAGCACGCGATCCTCGCGGCCGAGGACCGGGACTTCTACCAGAACAGCGGCATCAGCCCGACCGGCATCGCGCGCGCCGTCTGGGTCGCGGTCAAGGGCGGGCAGGCGACGCAGGGTGGCTCGACGATCACCCAGCAGTACGTCAAGAACTACTTCCTCACCCAGGACCGCACGCTGACCCGCAAGGCCAAGGAGATCCTCATCTCCCTGAAGATCGACAAGCAGCAGTCCAAGGACGAGATCCTCACCAACTACCTCAACACGATCTACTACGGCCGCGGCGCCTACGGCATCGAGACCGCCTCGCAGGCGTACTTCAAGAAGAGCGCGAAGAACCTCACGCCGGCCGAGGCCGCGGTCCTCGCGTCGGTCATCCGCGGGCCGTCCTTCTACGACCCGACGCTCGGTGACGAGCAGAAGGCCAACGCGCAGGAGCGCTCCGCCTACATCCTCGACGCGATGGTCGCCAAGAAGTGGCTCTCGCAGGAGGACCGCGACCAGGCCGACGTCGACGAGGTGCTCGACCGCATCCAGCCGTACAAGCCCAAGCAGCTCGGCGGCACGAACGGCTACGTCGTCGACCTCGTGAAGAAGGAGCTGACGAGCAAGTACAAGCTGAGCGACACCGACATCCAGCGCGGTGGCCTCAAGGTCGTCTCGACCGTCGAGCGCGCCAAGCAGTACGCCGCCGTGACGGCCGTGCGCGACCAGCGCCCGGACGTCGAGGACGTCCACGAGGGCCTGGTCTCGGTCCGCCCGGGCAACGGCGCGATCGTCGCGCTCTACGGCGGCGAGGACTTCGCCGACCGGCCGCTCAACAACGCGACGCAGGCGAAGATGCAGGCCGGCTCGACCTTCAAGATCTTCACCCTCATCGCCGCGCTGCAGGAGAAGAAGGCGAGCATCCGCTCGACCTTCCCCGGCTACAGCCCGCAGTACTTCGAGGAGTTCGCCGACCCGGCGTCGTCCGACTCCGAGACCCGCCGCGGCCGCGTCAAGAACTTCGGCAACGAGCAGTTCGGCAACATCGACCTGCTCACGGCGACCGGCCACTCGGTCAACACCGTCTACGCGGCGCTCAACATCGAGGTGGGCCCCAAGAACACGATGGCGGCCGCGCAGGACGCCGGGGTGCGCTCGAAGCTCGAGGCGAACGTCGCCGACGTGCTCGGCACCGACTACGTCACCGTCCTCGACATGGCCAACGCCTATGCGACGATCGCGGCGCAGGGCGTGCGTGCCGAGCCGTACATCGTCAAGGAGATCCGCTTCCCCGACGAGAAGCAGCCGGTCGTCAAGGCCAAGCCGAAGACCAAGCGCGTCTTCGACGAGGACCTCATGGCCGACGTCATCACGGCGATGCAGGAGCCGGTCAACGGCGGCACCGCCCGCTACGTCGGCGAGAACCTCGGCCGCCCGGCCGCCGGCAAGACCGGCACCTCCGAGAGCTTCCGCTCGGCCTGGTTCGACGGCTACGTCCCGCAGCTGGCCACCGCGGTCGGGCTCTACCGCTCGGACGACAAGACCGGCAAGGAGCTCCAGATGGAGAACCTGCCGAACGCCGGCAACATCACCGGCGGCACCTTCCCGACCCGGATCTGGACCGAGTACATGAAGGCCGCCCTCGAGGGCAGCGACGTGCGCGAGTTCCCGCAGCCGGCGAACATCAACAAGGACGTGCTGCCGCCGCCGCCGCCCACGACGCAGGCGCCGCAGCCGACGCAGAGCTCGGCCCCGCCGTCGAGCTCCGCCCCGCCGAGCTCGAGCGCCCCGCCGTCGCCGAGCGACCGGCCGACGCAGACACCGGAACCGAGCGCGACCCTGCCGTCGCTGCCGGGCCGGCCCTCGGGCAGCCCGTCGCCGAACGCGTCGCCACCCACGGGCTGA
- the rpsF gene encoding 30S ribosomal protein S6, producing the protein MRQYELMVILDPELDDRTIQPSLEKLLKVVTTDGGSIDTVDVWGRRRLAYEIKKKAEGIYAVVNFTSEPATAKELDRQLGLNETVMRTKLLRPGA; encoded by the coding sequence ATGCGTCAGTACGAACTCATGGTCATCCTCGACCCGGAGCTCGACGACCGGACCATCCAGCCGTCGCTGGAGAAGCTCCTCAAGGTCGTCACCACCGATGGTGGCTCGATCGACACCGTCGACGTCTGGGGCCGGCGCCGCCTGGCCTACGAGATCAAGAAGAAGGCCGAGGGCATCTACGCCGTCGTCAACTTCACGTCCGAGCCGGCGACGGCCAAGGAGCTGGACCGTCAGCTCGGCCTCAACGAGACGGTCATGCGGACGAAGCTCCTGCGCCCCGGCGCCTGA
- a CDS encoding single-stranded DNA-binding protein — MAGDTVITIIGNLTADPELRFTPSGAAVANFTVASTPRAFDRQSNEWKDGETLFMRCSIWRDAAENVAESLHRGTRVVVTGRLKSRSYDTKEGEKRTVMELEVDEVGPSLRYASAKVTKAERGSGGGGFGGQQGGGGFGGQQNDPWATGGSAPQQGGGGQQGGGWGGGQQAPQQQQQPQQGGQQGGGWGQAPSYDEPPF; from the coding sequence ATGGCAGGCGACACCGTCATCACGATCATCGGCAACCTCACCGCCGACCCCGAGCTCCGCTTCACCCCCTCGGGTGCCGCGGTCGCCAACTTCACCGTCGCGTCCACCCCCCGCGCGTTCGACCGTCAGTCGAACGAGTGGAAGGACGGCGAGACCCTCTTCATGCGCTGCTCGATCTGGCGTGACGCGGCCGAGAACGTGGCCGAGTCGCTCCACCGCGGCACGCGCGTCGTCGTGACGGGCCGGCTGAAGTCGCGCTCGTACGACACCAAGGAGGGCGAGAAGCGCACCGTCATGGAGCTCGAGGTCGACGAGGTCGGCCCCTCGCTCCGATACGCCTCCGCCAAGGTCACCAAGGCCGAGCGCGGCTCGGGCGGCGGCGGCTTCGGCGGCCAGCAGGGCGGCGGCGGCTTCGGCGGCCAGCAGAACGACCCGTGGGCCACCGGTGGCTCCGCTCCCCAGCAGGGTGGCGGCGGCCAGCAGGGCGGCGGCTGGGGCGGTGGCCAGCAGGCCCCGCAGCAGCAGCAGCAGCCCCAGCAGGGTGGTCAGCAGGGCGGCGGCTGGGGCCAGGCGCCGAGCTACGACGAGCCTCCCTTCTGA